A genomic stretch from Cydia amplana chromosome 1, ilCydAmpl1.1, whole genome shotgun sequence includes:
- the LOC134650559 gene encoding zinc finger protein 157-like: MSLPDQPQVQLALIEACRACLDTKSTNYVQLGSEGGAWKELYQFCVDLSVLVDGGSQLLCCKCADLIKLYAEFKKQCCKSEEFWCSLLSDDLKCSVNKINIKVENHEIHIVESNSLHIEGHTYYPGINNKNHDDIDSLKEESVEVLEESIFEGTDCFMSDIGLNVMKKKKSKDIKNKLKCDNCQREYKNKRWLLSHLKTCENTNKTAVTKNEMLYCGLCEFTSDRELMKQHLDGHDISNEMNCKNCDFAGKDFASMVSHRYSHQPKDLKAKMFCHVCDATMRSSAVLQYHYRTVHLKKPGLDCTLCKKSFKTYKCWRDHDRWHRVDKFICDICGKKFLYRNAIEAHMIDHAEFNKYICETCGRGFKRLFNLKCHVSNRHIKHAPVKCSHCNRTFKSDYTLQKHLRFVNKEKPYSCPVCTKGFPSEVTLKNHLFWHSDERPFSCEMCGAKYKAKSQLKIHMRQHTGIMPFKCQHCDKSFASSNQLKVHSSVHTGVRRHKCNYCHRTFHGRKLVEAHCAAQHKDKEIKLDVII; this comes from the exons atgtcctTACCTGACCAACCCCAAGTTCAACTTGCGCTTATAGAGGCCTGTCGTGCCTGTCTTGATACAAAAAGCACAAATTATGTTCAACTTGGTAGTGAAGGCGGTGCTTGGAAAGAATTATATCAATTCTGCGTCGATTTATCG GTATTAGTTGACGGTGGCTCACAACTATTATGTTGCAAGTGTGCAGATCTAATAAAGCTATACGCAGAATTCAAAAAGCAGTGTTGTAAGTCAGAAGAGTTTTGGTGTTCGCTACTGTCAGATGATTTG AAGTGTTCTGTAAACAAGATCAACATAAAGGTGGAAAACCATGAAATTCACATTGTTGAAAGTAACAGTTTACATATAGAAGGACACACATACTACCCaggaattaataataaaaaccatGATGACATTGATTCACTTAAAGAAGAGTCTGTTGAAGTATTAGAAGAAAGCATATTTGAGGGAACTGATTGTTTTATGTCAGACATTGGCCTCAATGTAATGAAAAAGAAAAAGTCAAAAGatatcaaaaataaattaaaatgcgACAATTGCCAGAGGGAGTATA AAAATAAAAGATGGTTACTGAGCCATTTAAAAACTTGtgaaaacacaaataaaacagCAGTTACTAAGAATGAAATGTTATATTGCG GTCTATGCGAATTTACATCTGATCGGGAGCTAATGAAACAGCATTTGGACGGCCATGATATCAGCAATGAGATGAATTGCAAAAATTGTGATTTTGCCGGTAAAGATTTCGCGAGTATGGTTTCACATAG ATATTCGCATCAACCAAAAGATTTAAAGGCCAAAATGTTTTGTCATGTCTGTGACGCAACTATGCGTTCATCTGCTGTCCTTCAGTATCACTACAGGACAGTACATTTAAAGAAGCCAGGATTAGACTGCACTCTGTGTAAAAAGTCCTTCAAGACGTACAAGTGCTGGCGGGACCATGACCGATGGCACAGGGTTGATAAATTCATATGTGACATATGTGGAAAAAA ATTTTTGTATAGAAATGCAATCGAAGCCCACATGATCGACCATGCCGAGTTCAACAAATATATTTGCGAAACTTGTGGCCGTGGTTTCAAGCGACTCTTCAACTTGAAG tGCCACGTATCAAATCGACACATCAAACACGCCCCGGTCAAATGTTCTCACTGTAACAGGACATTTAAATCCGACTATACTTTACAAAAGCACTTAAGATTCGTCAATAAAGAAAAGCCTTATAGCTGTCCAGTTTGCACTAAAGGGTTTCCATCCGAAGTGACCCTGAAGAACCACCTATTTTGGCATAGCGACGAAAGGCCCTTTAGCTGTGAAATGTGTGGAGCCAAGTATAAAGCTAAAAGCCAATTGAAAATTCATATGAGGCAACATACGGGTATAATGCCATTCAAGTGCCAACATTGTGACAAAAGTTTTGCCAGTTCAAACCAGTTGAAGGTCCACTCCAGTGTTCATACAGGTGTGCGTCGCCATAAGTGCAATTATTGTCACAGGACTTTTCATGGGAGGAAGCTGGTAGAGGCACATTGCGCCGCGCAACATAAAGATAAAGAGATTAAACTAGATGTTATTATTtga